The genomic region taaaaatattcaaatgaTGAATAGCAAAAAgtaatgatgaaaatgtaACAGCATAatgtatattcataaataaacataaacttttaagaacaaaaaatctatatataaattctTCAAAAAATGGGGCACTAAAGCATGGGCTAATTACACATAAAAATGTAGAaagaaattttttttcattaataatatCGTCTATactattttctatatatatttcatcatcgttattaaaataatttattattgtgttatttaataaatctataatattaaaaatataatgggAGCATACATATCCATATATAACCTTAAAACACCAGCTATCTTTATAtcgaaaatttaaattacttatattatttttgaaatgaggatataaaaacttgctgaatattttaatactACATCCTACCCACACGAAATGCCCAATTAATATCTGCTCAAAGGAAAACGAAGCGGAAAATAGagtaaataaaagaaagCGAATAAAAACGGCCAAAGTGATGGGAGCACAATGCGCCCTAAAGCTGCTTACTTGCAAAGATTTTATAGTAGTATCTGAAATGCGAAAATTCACAGATTTGGAATAATTCAATATCTGCTCAGCATATATCGAGACATAtcctgaaaaaaaatatgttaatatatttcctatactaatataaataattttattttatatcattCCCCCTAAAAAGAAGATGTTGCTTCCTTCATCATAggaaatgaatatattataatgtctcttttatatattgtgtattatatttttattttttatatataacctgataatatatatgaagtAAGGAATAAAACGGATATTGtcaaaatgttttttttcttgtttTCTTTCAAAGGTATTGTAAATTTGTTTGATGCTAATCTTGTTTTAAAACTTTGAAAGTttgatataaaattttttaaaaaaaataaagatgaaaatataaaaaatgtactATTAAAATCTAAGCCCATAAGAATATTCGAATAATTAGGTATTAATTGGTAGggtaataaaataataaaatttttagacaataaataaaaatgtaaaaaaaaaaaggatatAGAAATTAAAAGCTGGGGGATTATTGAACTTGTACACTTTTCCGTTAGAAAAGTTGCAccatttttcatatataataatatttttgaaaataaatatatattttttttataaaaattaaatatattttcttttataatattttttctctcttttatattatttactgATTCATCATCTGGTTTTAAATTAACtgaaaattttttgtatgtgtatgtttgttttatttttcttaaaaaaaatgaatttacTTTGTTATGAtcttctatttttttatatttatgtaaaatTATACTACTATTcttgtttattttaaatcCTTTAATCCATATACAACAAATTATGTTAAAgcataaagaaataaaaaccATATACATCATTTTCACCCTTTAACATATTGTCTCCCTTTTTTTTggtttttcattttttgttaagtatttgaaaataaaactaaaaaaataacttttCAATACATTTAATGtacaaatttttaaaactcAAAATGTTAGAGCATTGCAAATTAATTCAGATTGTGtcaatatattcataataaaaataaacgaatgcatggaaaaaaatataaaaaaaaagggaatACATTTAgcatatatgtaatatatttatta from Plasmodium berghei ANKA genome assembly, chromosome: 8 harbors:
- a CDS encoding protease, putative gives rise to the protein MMYMVFISLCFNIICCIWIKGFKINKNSSIILHKYKKIEDHNKVNSFFLRKIKQTYTYKKFSVNLKPDDESVNNIKERKNIIKENIFNFYKKNIYLFSKILLYMKNGATFLTEKCTSSIIPQLLISISFFFLHFYLLSKNFIILLPYQLIPNYSNILMGLDFNSTFFIFSSLFFLKNFISNFQSFKTRLASNKFTIPLKENKKKNILTISVLFLTSYILSGYVSIYAEQILNYSKSVNFRISDTTIKSLQILIGHFVWVGCSIKIFSKFLYPHFKNNISNLNFRYKDSWCFKVIYGYVCSHYIFNIIDLLNNTIINYFNNDDEIYIENSIDDIINEKKFLSTFLCVISPCFSAPFFEEFIYRFFVLKSLCLFMNIHYAVTFSSLLFAIHHLNIFNVIPLFFLSFFWSYIYIYTDNILITMIIHSFWNIYVFLSSLYN